One stretch of Methylopila sp. 73B DNA includes these proteins:
- a CDS encoding formylmethanofuran dehydrogenase subunit A — protein MSAVRIINGRVLDPANGESGVVRDVVIDGGRIVDAKGFTGATETIDARGGVVMAGAIDIHSHIAGGKSNITRLLMVEEQRANREPAGDFCGCGGGLSTMTAHATGCRYAEMGYTAVFEPAMVAANARHMHAEMKDIPFLDTGGYVVLGNDDFLLDLISSGAGQQAVNDYVAWQLAATKAMAVKIVNPGGINAFKFNQRRLDLDEANPHYEITPRTILTTLIKAVTELGLAHPIHLHGCNLGVPGNEDTTLATIAATEGLPLHMTHVQFHSYGTEGDKKFSSGAAKIAEAVNANPNISIDVGQVMFGQTVTASADLMSQHRNRGIASPKRWIGMDMEMDAACGIVPFVYKEKSFVNALQWAIGLELFLLVEDPWRIFLTTDHPNGAPFTTYPHLIRLLMDKDFRDEHFARLPKAVRKHSIVGELKREYTLEEIAIVTRAAPAKILGFKDRGHLGAGAVGDVVIYRDDPDREAMFTKADYVLKNGQVIVKDGEIVSVAYGQTHQVAPDYDTGIETKLDRWFDEAMGFKAKTFKIADDEIRDGQGAVTHATTRSA, from the coding sequence ATGAGCGCCGTGCGTATCATCAACGGCCGCGTGCTGGACCCCGCGAACGGCGAGTCCGGCGTCGTCCGCGACGTCGTCATCGACGGCGGCCGCATCGTCGACGCCAAGGGCTTTACCGGCGCAACGGAGACGATCGACGCCCGGGGCGGCGTCGTCATGGCCGGCGCGATCGACATCCACAGCCACATCGCCGGCGGCAAGTCGAACATCACCCGCCTGCTCATGGTCGAGGAGCAGCGCGCCAACCGCGAGCCCGCGGGCGACTTCTGCGGCTGCGGCGGCGGCCTCTCCACCATGACCGCCCACGCCACCGGCTGCCGCTACGCCGAGATGGGCTACACCGCGGTGTTCGAGCCCGCGATGGTCGCGGCCAACGCCCGTCACATGCACGCCGAGATGAAGGACATCCCCTTCCTCGACACCGGCGGCTACGTGGTGCTCGGCAACGACGACTTCCTGCTCGACCTGATCTCGAGCGGGGCCGGCCAGCAGGCGGTCAACGACTACGTCGCCTGGCAGCTCGCCGCCACCAAGGCGATGGCGGTCAAGATCGTCAATCCGGGCGGCATCAACGCGTTCAAGTTCAACCAGCGCCGGCTCGACCTCGACGAGGCGAACCCGCACTACGAGATCACGCCGCGCACGATCCTGACGACGCTGATCAAGGCGGTGACGGAGCTGGGGCTCGCCCATCCGATCCATCTCCACGGCTGCAACCTCGGCGTCCCCGGCAACGAGGACACCACGCTCGCGACCATCGCCGCGACGGAAGGCCTGCCGCTGCACATGACGCATGTGCAGTTCCACTCCTACGGAACCGAAGGCGACAAGAAGTTCTCCTCCGGCGCGGCCAAGATCGCCGAGGCGGTGAACGCCAACCCGAACATCTCGATCGACGTCGGGCAGGTGATGTTCGGCCAGACGGTGACGGCCTCCGCCGACCTGATGTCCCAGCACCGCAACCGCGGCATCGCCTCGCCGAAGCGCTGGATCGGCATGGACATGGAGATGGACGCCGCCTGCGGCATCGTCCCCTTCGTCTACAAGGAAAAGTCCTTCGTGAACGCCCTGCAGTGGGCGATCGGGCTGGAGCTGTTCCTGCTGGTCGAGGACCCCTGGCGGATCTTCCTGACGACCGACCACCCCAACGGCGCGCCGTTCACCACCTATCCGCACCTCATCCGGCTGCTGATGGACAAGGACTTCCGCGACGAGCACTTCGCCCGGCTGCCGAAGGCGGTGCGCAAGCACTCGATCGTCGGCGAGCTTAAGCGCGAGTACACGCTGGAGGAGATCGCGATCGTCACCCGGGCGGCGCCCGCCAAGATCCTCGGCTTCAAGGACCGCGGCCATCTCGGCGCGGGCGCGGTCGGTGACGTCGTGATCTACCGCGACGATCCGGACCGCGAGGCCATGTTCACCAAGGCCGACTACGTGCTGAAGAACGGCCAGGTCATCGTGAAAGACGGCGAGATCGTCAGCGTCGCCTATGGCCAGACCCACCAGGTCGCGCCGGACTACGACACGGGGATCGAGACGAAGCTCGATCGCTGGTTCGACGAGGCGATGGGCTTCAAGGCGAAGACGTTCAAGATCGCGGACGACGAGATCCGCGACGGGCAGGGCGCGGTCACCCACGCCACGACGAGGTCGGCATGA
- the fhcD gene encoding formylmethanofuran--tetrahydromethanopterin N-formyltransferase, with protein sequence MILNGVEIRDSFAEAFPMVGTRLIITADSPKWAMIAAKTMTGFATSVIGCGCEAGVERELAPEDTPDGRPGVAVLIFAMDIKGLKAVVPLRIGQCVLTSPTSACYAGMEGGDVVSIGKALRYFGDGWQIAKNVDGRRIWRVPVMEGEFVCDHESGTVSGVGGGNILILGTSRGEALAAAEVAVDAMQKVEGCILPFPGGIVRSGSKVGSKYKGMFASSNNAYCPTLRAQTETKLPPEVASVQEIVIDGVSFEAVSACTKAGIEALVALGRDKGVVAIDAGNYGGNLGPYHFKLREIMA encoded by the coding sequence ATGATCCTGAACGGCGTCGAGATCCGCGATTCGTTCGCGGAGGCCTTTCCGATGGTCGGCACGCGCCTGATCATCACCGCCGACAGCCCCAAGTGGGCGATGATCGCCGCGAAGACCATGACGGGCTTCGCGACCTCGGTCATCGGCTGCGGCTGCGAGGCCGGCGTCGAGCGCGAACTCGCGCCCGAGGACACGCCGGACGGCCGTCCGGGCGTGGCGGTGCTGATCTTCGCCATGGACATCAAGGGCCTGAAGGCCGTGGTGCCCCTGCGCATCGGCCAGTGCGTGCTGACCTCGCCCACCTCCGCCTGCTACGCGGGCATGGAGGGCGGCGACGTCGTCTCCATCGGCAAGGCGCTGCGCTACTTCGGCGACGGCTGGCAGATCGCCAAGAACGTCGACGGCCGCCGCATCTGGCGCGTGCCGGTGATGGAGGGCGAGTTCGTCTGCGATCACGAGAGCGGCACGGTCTCAGGGGTCGGCGGCGGCAACATCCTGATCCTCGGGACCTCGCGCGGCGAGGCTTTGGCGGCGGCGGAAGTCGCGGTCGACGCGATGCAGAAGGTCGAGGGCTGCATCCTGCCGTTCCCCGGCGGCATCGTGCGCTCGGGCTCCAAAGTCGGCTCCAAGTACAAGGGCATGTTCGCCTCCTCGAACAACGCCTACTGCCCGACGCTGCGCGCGCAGACCGAGACCAAGCTGCCTCCGGAGGTCGCCTCCGTGCAGGAAATCGTGATCGACGGCGTCAGCTTCGAGGCGGTCTCGGCCTGCACCAAGGCGGGCATCGAGGCGCTGGTGGCGCTCGGGCGCGACAAGGGCGTGGTCGCGATCGACGCCGGCAACTACGGCGGCAATCTCGGACCCTATCACTTCAAGCTGCGGGAGATCATGGCGTGA
- a CDS encoding formylmethanofuran dehydrogenase subunit C — protein sequence MTGIVLTPRGAFDARVDLTGALPGAADLERLSIGYGFRRVALGELFAVSGSGADRLTIAGGLPLLDRVAAGLTAGELVVDGDVGAEFAKGATGGVAIVKGSAGAYAASELAGAKVVIGGDVGERLGAAGDGSRRGMSGGAVVVGGSAGLRAGERLRGGVVIVHGDAAEGAATDLIAGTFAVGGALAGPAGRGMKRGTLLLRAAEGLASGFGDAGEHDLVMLRVLVRRSQELASFLGKDVARARRFAGDLNVAGKGEALIVA from the coding sequence GTGACCGGCATCGTCCTCACCCCCCGCGGCGCGTTCGACGCGCGCGTCGACCTCACCGGCGCACTTCCCGGCGCGGCCGACCTCGAGCGCCTGTCGATCGGCTACGGGTTCCGGCGCGTGGCGCTGGGCGAGTTGTTCGCGGTGTCCGGCTCCGGCGCCGACCGGCTCACCATCGCGGGCGGCTTGCCGCTGCTCGACCGGGTTGCGGCGGGGTTAACCGCGGGTGAACTCGTGGTTGACGGCGACGTCGGCGCGGAGTTCGCCAAGGGCGCCACCGGCGGCGTGGCGATCGTAAAGGGCTCCGCCGGCGCCTATGCCGCGAGCGAGCTCGCCGGCGCCAAGGTCGTGATCGGCGGCGACGTCGGCGAGCGCCTCGGCGCGGCCGGCGACGGCTCCCGCCGCGGCATGAGCGGGGGCGCGGTCGTGGTCGGCGGCTCGGCCGGCCTGCGCGCCGGCGAACGCCTGCGCGGCGGCGTCGTCATCGTCCACGGCGATGCGGCCGAAGGCGCCGCGACCGACCTGATCGCCGGCACCTTCGCCGTCGGCGGCGCGCTGGCGGGGCCGGCCGGCCGCGGCATGAAGCGCGGCACGCTGCTGCTGCGCGCGGCCGAGGGTCTCGCCTCCGGATTCGGCGACGCCGGCGAGCATGACCTCGTCATGCTGCGGGTGCTGGTGCGCCGCTCCCAGGAGCTGGCCTCCTTCCTAGGCAAGGACGTCGCCCGCGCCCGCCGCTTCGCGGGCGACCTCAACGTCGCCGGCAAGGGCGAGGCGCTCATCGTCGCCTAA
- a CDS encoding LysR family transcriptional regulator, producing MEFRTLRAFVEVIRQGSFSNAAKTVFTTQSAVSKAVRQLEDELGMTLLDRVSHRAALTTAGETVYRRAVKLLAERDDLLAELDEVRGLKRGSLRLGLPPIGSSTLFAPLFAVYRQRYPGVDVRLVEYGSDRLEELLRAGEIDLAASLLPVADDFEWRIVRREPLAALLAAGHPLATRPSIRLADLREQPFVLFERGFALNRILLDACRSSGFEPSISARSSQIDFIVELAALDVGVAFLPQFMMEQRPHPGVARVTLDEPAARWDMAMVWRRGAYLSHAARAWLAIGAEAQAGT from the coding sequence ATGGAGTTCCGCACGTTGCGCGCCTTCGTGGAGGTCATCCGGCAGGGCAGCTTTTCGAACGCCGCCAAGACGGTGTTCACGACCCAGTCCGCCGTCAGTAAGGCTGTGCGCCAGTTGGAAGACGAGCTTGGCATGACCCTGCTCGACCGCGTGAGCCACCGCGCCGCGCTGACGACCGCGGGCGAGACCGTGTACCGCCGCGCCGTGAAGCTGCTGGCCGAACGCGACGATCTGCTTGCGGAGCTGGACGAGGTGCGCGGGCTGAAGCGCGGCTCGCTGCGGCTCGGCCTGCCGCCGATCGGCAGCAGCACCCTGTTCGCGCCCCTGTTTGCGGTCTACCGCCAGCGCTACCCCGGCGTCGACGTGCGGCTGGTGGAGTACGGCAGCGACCGGCTGGAGGAGCTGCTGCGGGCCGGCGAGATCGACCTCGCCGCCTCGCTGCTGCCGGTCGCGGACGATTTCGAATGGCGCATCGTGCGGCGGGAGCCGCTGGCGGCGCTGCTCGCCGCCGGCCATCCGCTCGCGACGCGCCCCTCGATCCGGCTGGCGGACCTGCGCGAGCAGCCGTTCGTGCTGTTCGAGCGCGGCTTCGCGCTGAACCGCATCCTGCTCGACGCCTGCCGCTCGTCGGGCTTCGAGCCCTCGATCTCGGCGCGGAGCAGCCAGATCGACTTCATCGTGGAGTTGGCGGCGCTCGACGTCGGCGTCGCGTTTCTGCCGCAGTTCATGATGGAGCAGCGCCCTCACCCGGGCGTCGCCCGGGTCACGCTCGACGAGCCGGCCGCCCGCTGGGACATGGCGATGGTCTGGAGGCGCGGCGCCTATCTTTCCCACGCCGCCCGCGCCTGGCTCGCGATCGGCGCAGAGGCGCAGGCGGGGACTTAG
- a CDS encoding CidA/LrgA family protein has product MTVARIAVSLRRSFHHSGVAQIALIAALWLAGEAVVRVTTAPLPGAVVGLGLALLLLATGRLSLFSLRRGANWLIAEMLLFFVPLVVAVVDHHELLGLLGLKILVVILGGAAAVIGVTAFTVELCCRLGARHGHAA; this is encoded by the coding sequence ATGACCGTCGCCCGCATCGCCGTTTCTCTTCGCCGCAGCTTTCACCACAGCGGAGTCGCCCAGATCGCGTTGATCGCGGCGCTTTGGCTCGCTGGCGAGGCGGTCGTGCGCGTCACCACAGCGCCCCTTCCGGGCGCGGTGGTTGGATTGGGGCTTGCGCTGCTGCTGCTCGCCACCGGCCGGCTCAGCCTGTTTAGCCTGCGCCGCGGCGCGAACTGGCTGATCGCCGAGATGCTGCTGTTCTTCGTGCCGCTGGTCGTCGCGGTCGTCGATCACCACGAACTGCTCGGTCTGCTGGGTCTCAAGATCCTTGTGGTGATCCTGGGCGGCGCCGCCGCCGTCATCGGCGTGACGGCGTTCACGGTCGAGCTGTGCTGCCGCCTGGGGGCGCGTCATGGACATGCGGCTTGA
- a CDS encoding LrgB family protein — MDMRLEASLGQALLWSAATIGFYLFAKALYRRWRLWWLTPLAVTPALVVAAVLALHVSYADYIGGAGWLAVLLGPVTVAFAAPIYEQRALIRRHWPVLAAGMAAGSATAFLTGWGLATLLGLDDELRLSLLPRSISTPFAMTVSGDIGGTPELTALFVMLTGVLGAALGDLMLTHLPIRSALARGALFGVAAHGAGTARAHEIGREEGSIAGLVMVLVGLMNVLAAPLVAMLLR, encoded by the coding sequence ATGGACATGCGGCTTGAGGCGTCGCTCGGCCAGGCGCTGCTCTGGTCGGCGGCGACGATCGGCTTCTACCTTTTCGCGAAGGCGCTCTATCGCCGCTGGCGGCTGTGGTGGCTCACGCCGCTCGCGGTGACGCCGGCGCTCGTCGTGGCGGCGGTTCTCGCGCTGCATGTGAGCTACGCCGACTACATCGGCGGAGCAGGCTGGCTCGCGGTGCTTCTCGGCCCCGTGACCGTCGCGTTCGCCGCGCCGATCTACGAGCAGCGGGCCCTGATTCGGCGACACTGGCCGGTGCTCGCGGCCGGGATGGCGGCGGGCAGCGCGACCGCGTTCCTCACCGGCTGGGGGCTCGCGACCCTGCTGGGGCTCGATGACGAGCTGAGGCTCAGTCTGCTGCCGCGCTCGATCAGCACGCCGTTCGCCATGACGGTTTCGGGCGACATCGGCGGCACGCCGGAGCTGACCGCCCTGTTCGTGATGCTCACCGGCGTGCTCGGCGCGGCGTTGGGCGATCTCATGCTGACCCATCTGCCGATCCGTTCCGCGCTGGCGCGGGGCGCGCTGTTCGGGGTCGCCGCCCACGGCGCGGGAACGGCGCGCGCCCATGAGATCGGGCGCGAGGAGGGCTCCATCGCCGGGCTGGTGATGGTGTTGGTCGGTCTGATGAACGTCCTGGCGGCGCCGCTCGTGGCGATGCTGCTGCGCTGA
- a CDS encoding (5-formylfuran-3-yl)methyl phosphate synthase: protein MTGFLASVANPDEMEAVRIGGADIVDLKDPAKGALGAWDTAALEAAVARWRGWGPEAPALSATIGDQPMRPEIVVAAAERVAATGVPLVKLGVRADGALACLDALRRLAQRTRLIAVFFADLGVDLALVDAAADAGFAGVMVDTADKAAGGLRRHMDDAALAAFVATARGRHLLTGLAGSLALADVAPLARLAPDYLGFRGALCDGGRTGRLDAEAVARVRAALKGRRAAA from the coding sequence GTGACCGGCTTTCTGGCGAGCGTCGCGAACCCGGACGAGATGGAGGCCGTCCGCATCGGCGGCGCCGACATCGTCGACCTGAAGGACCCGGCCAAGGGCGCGCTGGGCGCCTGGGACACAGCCGCGCTGGAAGCCGCCGTCGCACGCTGGCGCGGCTGGGGGCCGGAAGCGCCTGCGCTCAGCGCCACCATCGGCGATCAGCCCATGCGGCCGGAGATCGTGGTGGCGGCGGCGGAGCGGGTCGCCGCCACCGGCGTGCCGCTGGTGAAGCTCGGCGTCCGGGCTGACGGCGCCCTCGCCTGCCTCGACGCGCTCCGCCGCCTGGCGCAGCGGACCCGGCTGATCGCCGTGTTCTTCGCGGATCTCGGCGTGGACCTCGCCCTGGTCGACGCGGCCGCCGACGCAGGCTTCGCCGGCGTCATGGTGGACACCGCCGACAAGGCCGCAGGCGGCCTGCGCCGCCATATGGACGACGCGGCGCTCGCCGCCTTCGTGGCGACCGCTCGTGGACGACACCTGCTGACGGGGCTCGCGGGGTCTCTCGCGCTGGCGGACGTCGCCCCGCTCGCGCGGCTCGCGCCCGACTACCTCGGCTTCCGCGGCGCGCTCTGCGACGGCGGGCGAACCGGCCGGCTCGACGCCGAAGCGGTCGCCCGTGTCCGCGCCGCGCTCAAGGGCCGGCGCGCCGCGGCCTGA
- a CDS encoding DUF447 domain-containing protein → MIRETIVTTLSPEGVPHVAPMGATPIDGGWLLQPFRPSRTLENFLSTRCGVVNFTDDARVFAGCVTKRRPEWPTEPAESVASVRLMAALACDEVEVTAIEDEHGQRPKLTCRTTRQVALRPFPGLNRAIAAVLEGAVLVSRLHMLPAEKIEAEIAYLQIAIDKTAGEAEREAWGWLLDAVNAHRAKAAS, encoded by the coding sequence GTGATCCGCGAGACCATCGTCACGACGCTCTCGCCCGAGGGCGTCCCCCACGTGGCCCCGATGGGGGCGACCCCGATCGACGGCGGCTGGCTGCTGCAGCCGTTCCGGCCTTCGCGCACGCTTGAGAACTTCCTCTCAACCCGCTGCGGCGTCGTGAACTTCACGGACGACGCGCGGGTGTTCGCAGGCTGCGTCACCAAGCGCCGGCCGGAGTGGCCGACCGAGCCGGCCGAGTCGGTAGCCTCGGTCCGGCTCATGGCGGCGCTCGCCTGCGACGAGGTCGAGGTGACGGCGATCGAGGACGAGCATGGCCAGCGGCCGAAGCTGACCTGCCGCACGACGCGGCAGGTCGCGCTCCGCCCCTTCCCCGGGCTCAACCGGGCGATCGCCGCCGTGCTCGAAGGCGCGGTGCTTGTGAGCCGCCTCCACATGCTGCCGGCTGAAAAGATCGAGGCCGAGATCGCCTATCTCCAGATCGCGATCGACAAGACCGCGGGCGAGGCGGAGCGCGAGGCCTGGGGCTGGCTGCTCGACGCGGTGAACGCGCACCGCGCGAAGGCGGCGTCGTGA